A portion of the Bombus pascuorum chromosome 8, iyBomPasc1.1, whole genome shotgun sequence genome contains these proteins:
- the LOC132909753 gene encoding isoleucine--tRNA ligase, cytoplasmic has product MIEKLPETINFPKEEEIILELWKKCDTFQNSLRLSKGRPKYSFYDGPPFATGLPHYGHILAGTIKDIVTRYAYQSGYHVERRFGWDTHGLPVEFEIDKTLNIKGPEDVAKMGIANYNKECRNIVMKYATEWETIVGRIGRWIDFKNDYKTLYPWYMESIWWIFKELYNKDLVYQGVKVMPFSTGCNTPLSNFESGQNYKDVVDPSIVVSFPIVDEPGVSILAWTTTPWTLPSNLALCCNPTFEYVEVKDHSSGNVYIILESSLELVYKSKDSYTIQGKRKGCDLKGKVYNPPFPYFQNLREKGAFVVLNDTYVTAETGTGIVHQAPYFGEDDYRCCLEGGVITKDQEIICPIDSCGCFVEPVHDFVGKYVKDADKDIIKYLQINKKLVHNSTTKHSYPYCWRSDTPLIYKAVPSWFIRVEAIKDRLITANSNTYWVPDYVKDKRFGNWLRDARDWAISRNRYWGNPIPLWISEDGQEIVCVGSIAELEELTNTKVTDIHRESIDHLTIPSNRPGCPPLRRVPEVFDCWFESGSMPYAQMHYPFENRKEFEENFPADFIGEGIDQTRGWFYTLLVISTALFGKAPFKNLVANGLILASDGQKMSKRKKNYPDPVGIVNKYGADALRLYLINSPVVRAENLRFKEEGVRDIIKDVFLPWYNAFRFLMQNIERFEREEKINFIYDESTKICSNNIMDRWILSFTQTLLQFFKQEMHAYKLYTVVPHLIKYIDNLTNWYVRMNRKRIKGDGGAADCQQALSTLFSVLYIMVRVNAPFTPFLTEFMFQRLVKLLSVSKTNMDSVHYQMIPESNLQLIDEKIEKAISYMQTIIELGRVIRDRKTIPVKYPLPGIVVIHQDAEVLKEIESLKLYILEELNVKELTVTTDKEKYGVKLRAEPDHKILGARLKGEFKSVTQAIKELSDEELQVFVANKEITVRGHKLEEQDLRLMFSFTGPAAEQLCKQYEAHSEGNILILLDVTPDESMHNEGVAREVINRIQKLRKKAQLVPSDEAIAYYEIQDQDSNLAKVIISHKDFIENATKTPQENISKMPNNANVIIEEMQKIKGIDMKLVLVKTKIDKIENNKINVEPFLKYVNIELIGIKPRFGATSYVGTVLLETPNSLVPISYKKLKHEIELIFGIYDCAYNLHIDNKPVSEETNILSLHKQIIKVMKIGFAETETSTVLKQPVCNFININSTLGKGTILLENPKGNFCLNNTMLKEQLNIFFNKLNVSEPIPKVLNDLCGKTLQLS; this is encoded by the coding sequence atgatagaaaaactTCCGGAgacaattaattttccaaaagaAGAGGAGATCATTTTAGAATTGTGGAAAAAGTGTGATACTTTTCAAAACTCTTTAAGGTTGTCGAAAGGAAGACcaaaatattcgttttacGATGGTCCACCGTTTGCCACGGGATTACCTCATTATGGGCACATACTTGCAGGAAcaataaaagatattgtaaCAAGGTATGCTTATCAATCTGGTTATCACGTGGAAAGAAGATTTGGCTGGGATACTCATGGTTTACCTGTCGAATTTGAAATagataaaacattaaatataaaaggtCCTGAAGATGTTGCTAAAATGGGTATAGCGAACTATAATAAAGAATGTCGAAACATTGTAATGAAATATGCAACAGAATGGGAAACAATTGTAGGTAGAATTGGCAGATGGATAGATTTcaaaaatgattataaaacattatatcctTGGTATATGGAATCCATTTGGtggatttttaaagaattatacaataaagatCTTGTATACCAAGGTGTTAAAGTAATGCCTTTTTCTACGGGTTGTAACACTCCTCTATCTAATTTTGAGTCAGGACAGAATTATAAAGATGTTGTTGATCCTTCTATAGTTGTATCATTTCCTATAGTGGATGAACCAGGTGTTTCTATCCTTGCCTGGACTACTACTCCTTGGACTTTACCCAGCAACCTAGCACTTTGTTGTAATCCTACTTTTGAATATGTAGAAGTTAAAGATCATTCATCTGgtaatgtttatattatattagagTCAAGTTTAGAACTTGTTTATAAATCTAAAGATTCTTATACTATACAAGGTAAAAGGAAAGGATGTGATTTGAAAGGAAAGGTATATAATCCTCCTTTCCcatattttcaaaatctaaGAGAGAAAGGTGCTTTTGTAGTATTAAATGATACCTATGTCACAGCAGAGACTGGAACAGGTATTGTTCATCAAGCACCCTATTTTGGAGAAGATGATTATCGGTGTTGCTTGGAAGGTGGTGTCATAACAAAAGATCAGGAAATCATATGCCCAATTGATAGTTGTGGATGTTTTGTAGAACCAGTACATGATTTTGttggaaaatatgtaaaagatGCTGACAAGGATATCATTAAATATCtccagataaataaaaaattagttcATAATAGTACTACTAAACACAGTTATCCATATTGCTGGAGATCTGATACACCACTAATATATAAAGCTGTACCCTCATGGTTTATCAGGGTAGAAGCCATAAAAGATAGACTTATTACAGCAAATAGTAATACTTATTGGGTACCAGATTATGTCAAAGATAAACGATTTGGTAATTGGTTAAGAGATGCTCGTGATTGGGCTATTAGTAGAAACCGATATTGGGGTAATCCAATTCCTTTATGGATTTCAGAAGATGGGCAAGAAATTGTATGTGTAGGAAGTATAGCAGAATTGGAAGAATTGACTAATACAAAAGTAACAGATATTCATAGAGAAAGTATAGATCATTTAACTATACCATCAAACCGACCAGGATGTCCACCTTTACGACGAGTACCTGAAGTATTCGACTGTTGGTTTGAATCTGGATCAATGCCATATGCACAAATGCATTATCCTTTTGAAAATCGGAAAGAATTTGAAGAGAATTTTCCAGCTGATTTTATTGGAGAAGGTATTGATCAAACTCGTGGATGGTTTTACACTTTATTAGTTATATCAACAGCTCTTTTTGGAAAAGCTCCATTTAAAAATCTAGTAGCTAATGGTTTGATACTTGCATCTGATGGACAAAAGATGTCTAaacgtaaaaaaaattatcctGATCCCGTGggaattgttaataaatatggAGCAGATGCTCTTCGCTTGTACTTAATTAATTCTCCTGTTGTAAGAGCAGAAAATTTGCGTTTTAAGGAAGAAGGAGTTAGagatattataaaagatgTGTTCTTGCCTTGGTACAATGCATTTAGATTCTTaatgcaaaatattgaaagatttgaaagagaagaaaaaatcaattttatatatgacgaatctacaaaaatatgttcaaataatataatggatagatggattttatcttttacacaaacattattacaattttttaaacaagaaATGCATgcttataagttatatactgtaGTACCTCacttgataaaatatatagataatctTACCAACTGGTATGTAAGAATGAATAGGAAACGTATAAAGGGAGATGGTGGTGCAGCTGATTGCCAACAAGCTTTGTCAACTTTGTTTTCTGTTCTTTATATAATGGTTCGCGTAAATGCACCATTTACACCATTTTTAACAGAATTCATGTTCCAACGATTAGTTAAATTACTTTCAGTATCTAAAACTAACATGGATAGTGTTCATTATCAAATGATACCAGAAtctaatttacaattaatagaTGAAAAGATTGAAAAGGCTATATCTTATATGCAAACTATAATTGAACTAGGACGTGTTATCAGGGATAGGAAAACAATTCCTGTTAAATATCCATTACCAGGAATTGTAGTAATTCATCAAGATGCTGaagtattaaaagaaattgaatctctgaaattatatattctagAAGAACTTAATGTAAAAGAATTGACTGTTACTACAGATAAGGAGAAGTATGGTGTTAAATTGAGAGCAGAACCAGATCATAAAATACTTGGAGCCCGCCTTAAAGGAGAATTTAAATCTGTTACTCAAGCTATTAAAGAGCTTTCTGATGAAGAGTTACAAGTGTTTGTTGCGAACAAAGAAATTACTGTACGAGGTCATAAATTGGAAGAACAAGATTTACGACTGATGTTTAGTTTCACAGGACCAGCAGCTGAACAATTGTGTAAACAATATGAGGCTCATagcgaaggaaatattttaatattgctaGATGTTACTCCTGATGAAAGCATGCACAATGAAGGAGTGGCAAGAGAAGTAATCAATAGGATTCAAAAACTGAGAAAGAAAGCTCAATTAGTTCCATCAGATGAAGCCATTGCATATTATGAAATACAAGATCAAGATAGTAATTTGGCAAAAGTAATTATCAGTCACAaagattttatcgaaaatgcAACTAAAACTCCACAAGAGAATATATCAAAAATGCCAAATAATGCGAATGTAATTATAGAAGAAATGCAAAAGATTAAAGGCATTGACATGAAACTTGTCTTAGTAAAAactaaaatagataaaattgaaaataacaaaataaatgtggaaccttttttaaaatatgtaaacatTGAACTTATAGGTATAAAGCCAAGATTTGGAGCAACTAGTTATGTAGGAACTGTATTGTTAGAAACTCCTAATTCATTAGTTCCTATTtcttacaaaaaattaaaacacgaAATTGAGTTAATATTCGGTATTTATGATTGCGCTTATAATTTACACATCGACAATAAACCAGTATCAgaggaaacaaatattttatcattacacaaacaaataataaaagtaatgaaaatagGTTTTGCTGAAACTGAAACATCTACAGTATTAAAACAACcagtttgtaatttcattaatatcaaTAGCACATTAGGGAAAGGTACTATTCTCCTGGAAAATCCAAAaggaaatttttgtttgaataatacaatgttaaaagaacaattaaatatcttctttaaTAAACTAAATGTTTCTGAACCTATACCTAAAGTGCTAAACGATTTATGTGGGAAGACGCTGCAATTAAGTTAA
- the LOC132909761 gene encoding ADAM 17-like protease → MEFQNIFLIYYVLFTVQNTYGLHRNLKYYETLHISQLQHNIVKRGIQHSYHPYNKINELEFYSHGRYFRLILTPRREVIHSKFKAYEVNGNGEEKTIHLDHESFYHGRVFGEIDSHAQMHIDNGVLTGSITISDETFHIEPSWRHLPHLGNETMIIYKSSDVKLSWEHFEHGEGHTHGAPKTCGYVKEELDIPVNNEEEKEVEEKSDSKTHEHSRAKRQTETYEYTPTKTRCPLLLVADYRFYQEMGASSTKTTINYLISLIDRVHKIYNDTLWQERQEQDGFKGMGFVIKKIVVHSEPTRVRGGETHYNMVREKWDVRTLLEVFSREYSHKDFCLAHLFTDLKFEGGILGLAYVGSPRRNSVGGICTPEYFKNGYTLYLNSGLSSSRNHYGQRVITREADLVTAHEFGHNWGSEHDPDITECSPSASQGGSYLMYTYSVSGYDVNNKRFSPCSLRSIRKVLQAKSGRCFSEPEESFCGNLRVEGDEECDAGLLGTEDNDACCDKNCKLRRSQGAVCSDKNSPCCQSCAFMPLGVKCRDAQYATCEQESRCTGASSECPRSPPMKDGTGCLERGQCRLGKCVPYCETQGLQSCMCDTIGDACKRCCRMSLNETCFPIDPQDILPDGTPCIQGFCNKGICEKTIQDVVERFWDIIEDININKVMRFLKDNIVGAVIIITAIVWIPTSCVISYIDHRRIKESEKKWRWKHTDELIHPDEQRQIIRIGGQRQKIPQVTQQS, encoded by the exons atggaatttcaaaatatatttctaatatattatgttttatttactGTACAAAACACAT ATGGTcttcatagaaatttaaagTATTATGAAACTCTTCATATATCCCAATTGCAACATAACATTGTAAAACGGGGTATTCAGCATAGTTACCATccttataataaaattaatgaattagaGTTTTACTCTCATGGACGAtactttcgattaattttaacacCAAGAAGAGAAGTTATTCATTCCAAATTCAAAGCATATGAAGTAAATGGTAATGGAGAAGAAAAGACTATACATTTAG atcATGAAAGCTTTTATCATGGACGAGTATTTGGTGAAATTGACTCTCATGCACAAATGCATATTGACAACGGTGTTCTTACAGGCAGCATTACAATTTCTGATGAAACATTTCACATTGAG CCATCTTGGAGACATCTTCCTCATTTAGGGAATGAAACaatgattatttataaatcatcAGATGTTAAATTAAGTTGGGAACATTTTGAACATGGAGAAGGGCATACACATGGTGCTCCCAAAACTTGTGGATACGTAAAAGAGGAATTAG aCATTCCGGTAAATaacgaggaagagaaagaggtaGAAGAAAAGTCTGATTCTAAAACACATGAACATTCCAGGGCAAAGAGACAGACAGAAACTTATGAATATACTCCAACAAAAACAAGATGTCCATTACTATTAGTTGCTGACTATCGTTTTTACCAAGAAATGGGTGCTAGCAGTACAAAAACTACAATTAATTATCTA aTAAGTTTAATTGATAGagtacataaaatttataatgataCTTTATGGCAAGAAAGACAAGAACAAGATGGATTTAAAGGAATGGGCTTTGTCATTAAAAAGATTGTAGTTCATAGTGAACCGACTCGTGTAAGAGGTGGTGAGACACATTATAATATGGTTAGAGAAAAATGGGATGTTCGCACATTGCTTGAG GTTTTTAGTCGAGAATATAGTCACAAAGATTTTTGTTTAGCTCATTTATTTACTGATCTTAAATTCGAAGGTGGTATATTAGGATTGGCATATGTTGGGTCACCTCGTAGAAACTCAGTAGGTGGAATTTGTACACCAG aatatttcaaaaatggtTACACATTATATCTCAATTCAGGTTTAAGTTCTAGTAGGAATCACTATGGACAAAGAGTTATCACAAGAGAAGCAGACTTAGTTACTGCACATGAATTTGGTCACAATTGGGGCTCTGAACATGATCCAGATATAACA gaaTGCAGTCCAAGTGCTAGTCAAGGAGGTTCATACTTAATGTATACGTATAGTGTTAGTGGATATGATGTGAATAACAAG CGTTTTTCACCATGTAGTTTAAGATCTATTAGAAAAGTATTACAAGCAAAGTCAGGTCGCTGCTTTTCCGAGCCAGAAGAATCATTTTGTGGTAATTTACGGGTTGAAGGAGATGAAGAATGTGATGCAGGATTGCTTGGTACAGAAGACAATGATGCTTGTtgtgataaaaattgtaaacttcGTAGAAGTCAAGGAGCAGTTTGTAG TGATAAAAATTCACCTTGTTGTCAAAGTTGTGCATTCATGCCATTAGGTGTAAAATGTCGCGATGCACAATATGCTACATGCGAACAAGAATCACGCTGTACAGGAGCATCTAGTGAATGTCCTAGATCTCCACCAATGAAGGATGGTACAGGTTGCCTTGAAAGAGGTCAATGCAGACTTGGAAAATGTGTACCATATTGTGAGACACAGGGTTTGCAGAGTTGCATGTGTGATACAA TTGGAGATGCATGTAAAAGATGTTGTCGAATGAGTTTAAATGAAACATGTTTCCCCATAGATCCACAAGATATTTTACCTGATGGAACACCATGTATTCAAGGCTTCTGTAACAAG ggTATTTGTGAAAAAACAATTCAAGATGTAGTAGAGCGATTTTGGGATATTATTGAGGACATAAACATTAACAAAGTTATGcgatttttaaaagataatatagTAGGTgctgttataattattactgCCATTGTATGGATTCCCACTAGCTGCGTTATTAGTTACATCGACCATAGACGAATTaaagaaagtgaaaaaaagTGGCGTTGGAAGCACACAGATGAACTTATTCATCCAGATGAGCAAAGACAAATTATTCGTATTGGTGGACAACGGCAGAAGATACCCCAAGTTACGCAACAATCGTAA
- the LOC132909792 gene encoding cysteine and histidine-rich domain-containing protein morgana, which translates to MSQEENLLPCYNRGCGKKFDPNDNKEGDCIYHSGYPVFHDAYKGWSCCNKKCTDFTEFLNIKGCVKSYHSNIKPAEPEKPVVDKSKWNEIIEVIAQPLSNGSALERPPFETPQVNLTPDVSSALLEQIKGLTSNVSQNICESKVQIGQSCKNNSCKATYNGPASDDEVCNHHPGVPIFHEGMKYWSCCQKKTTDFSTFLEQPGCAQGKHTWISKNTGKRAKCRMDWHQTGTFVVISVYAKKYQPDQSSIKLNPIRLTVDLFFVEENSRYNLDLELRGIVDITQSSVNMFPTKVEIKLKKAESGSWAKLDFPRATEEEIEDSQNDETISAQVEAVDLSDL; encoded by the exons ATGTCGCAGGAGGAAAATTTATTGCCTTGTTATAATCGTGGCTGTGGCAAAAAATTTGATCCGAACGATAATAAGGAAG GAGATTGTATTTACCACTCTGGGTATCCAGTATTTCATGATGCCTATAAAGGTTGGTCTTGTTGTAATAAGAAATGTACAGACTttacagaatttttaaatatcaaggGATGTGTGAAGTCATATCATTCAAATATTAAGCCAGCAGAGCCAGAAAAGCCTGTTGTTGATAAATCAAAATGGAATGAAATAATCGAAGTAATTGCTCAACCTCTTAGCAATGGATCTGCTTTAGAAAGGCCTCCTTTTGAAACTCCACAAGTCAATTTAACGCCAGATGTGTCATCTGCTTTATTAGAACAAATTAAAGGATTAACTTCTAATGTATCACAAAACATATGTGAGAGTAAAGTTCAAATTGGACAAAGTTGCAAGAATAATTCATGTAAGGCTACATACAATGGCCCTGCCTCTGATGATGAAGTATGTAATCATCATCCTGGTGTTCCTATCTTCCACGAAGGAATGAAATATTGGTCTTGTTGTCAAAAGAAAACCACAGACTTCTCTACATTTTTAGAACAACCAGGATGTGCACAAGGAAAGCACACATGGATTTCTAAA aatacTGGTAAGAGAGCTAAATGCAGAATGGATTGGCATCAAACAGGGACATTTGTTGTAATTTCAGTTTATGCTAAGAAATATCAACCAGATCAATCATCTATTAAATTGAATCCTATACGATTAACTGTGGATTTGTTCTTCGTAGAAGAAAACTCTAGATATAATCTTGATTTAGAATTAAGAGga ATTGTTGATATTACACAAAGCAGTGTCAATATGTTTCCTACTAAAGTAgagattaaattaaagaaagcaGAATCTGGGTCATGGGCAAAGCTGGATTTCCCTAGAGCAACtgaagaagaaattgaagataGCCAAAATGACGAAACTATTAGTGCACAAGTTGAAGCTGTAGATCTTAGTGATCTTTAA
- the LOC132909777 gene encoding esterase CG5412, giving the protein MNNSTTKLRILAIHGYAQSDVIFKTKLGSLRKGFKKEVDFTFLKAPHKVPMKSNFNIDAEEDAYGWWFNTEDHIFKAVVPSNLVVGFEESTVVVEEAFKKFGPFDGIIGFSQGAAFATLLCFMQQKNLLQIKFEFAIIISGFKSLCTPHGIYYDGKISIPSLHIYGKTDQVIPTEMAEEVSEMFINKTNIIHEGGHYIPSKKEYYKEFIMEMFLNKNKNN; this is encoded by the exons ATGAATAATTCAACAACTAAGTTGCGG atactTGCAATTCATGGATATGCTCAATCagatgttatttttaaaacaaaattggGCTCTTTAAGAAAAGGATTTAAAAAAGAGGttgattttacatttttaaaagctCCACATAAAGTTCCaatgaaaagtaattttaatattgatgCAGAAGAAGATG cATATGGATGGTGGTTCAATACAGAAGATCACATATTTAAAGCAGTTGTTCCAAGCAATTTAGTTGTAGGTTTTGAAGAAAGTACAGTTGTAGTAGAAGaggcatttaaaaaatttggtCCTTTTGATGGCATTATAGGCTTTTCACAAGGTGCAGCATTTGCTACTCTACTCTGTTTTATGCAACAAAAGAATT taTTGCAGATCAAGTTTGAGTTTGCAATTATTATATCTGGATTCAAATCATTATGTACACCTCATGGAATATATTATGATGGAAAAATAAGCATACCTTCTTTACATATTTATGGAAAGACTGATCAAGTTATACCAACag aaatggCAGAGGAGGTTAgtgaaatgtttataaataagaCAAATATAATACATGAAGGTGGTCATTATATACcaagtaaaaaagaatattataaagaatttattatggaaatgttcttaaataaaaacaaaaataattaa
- the LOC132909816 gene encoding elongin-B, whose translation MDVFLMIRRKNMTIFTDAKDNTTVLELKKIIEGILKIPPVNQQLFNKDNVPMSDSKFLSDYGLTSATAKPQCPALVGLAVRQENGQFEALEMTPFSLPPDLPDVMKSQEANGQEQSP comes from the exons ATG GATGTGTTTCTAATGATTCGACGAAAAAATATGACCATATTTACCGATGCCAAGGATAATACCACAGTTCTTGaacttaaaaaaattatagaag gtatattgaaaataccacCTGTGAATCAGCAGCTGTTCAATAAGGACAATGTTCCAATGTCAGATAGTAAATTTTTGTCTGATTATGGACTAACATCAGCAACTGCAAAACCACAATGTCCTGCATTAGTAGGATTAGCTGTACGTCAAGAAAATGGTCAATTTGAAGCTTTAGAGATGACACCATTTTCATTACCACCTGATTTACCAGATGTTATGAAATCTCAAGAAGCCAATGGACAAGAACAGTCACCTTGA